The Streptomyces luteogriseus genome includes a window with the following:
- a CDS encoding phosphatase PAP2 family protein, protein MNARTEPAPAGSDAIARPPLVRELLLVAGLFLVYKFGRQLATGHTGEAFHHAHRVWDFERAVHLPGEGAVQSLLLHGDGLVQLANTYYAAVHFPATAAFLIWLYLRRPVHYVWARRVLAAVTAAALALHLLFPLAPPRMPAATGLVDTARVYGPSVYGDPATDSLSNQFAAMPSLHFGWALMVAIGLIAATRSRWRWLWPAHPLLTLLVIVGTANHYWLDAIVAAALLGLALAAIPVPHRTATTAGRVRGSLVPAQQDERTLVGAGR, encoded by the coding sequence ATGAATGCCCGCACCGAGCCTGCACCGGCGGGGTCCGACGCGATAGCGCGACCGCCGCTCGTCCGGGAGCTCCTGCTCGTCGCAGGGCTCTTCCTCGTCTACAAGTTCGGCCGTCAGCTGGCCACGGGCCACACCGGCGAGGCCTTCCACCACGCACACCGCGTGTGGGACTTCGAGCGAGCGGTCCATCTGCCCGGCGAGGGGGCGGTGCAGTCCCTGCTGCTGCACGGCGACGGCCTGGTGCAGCTCGCGAACACCTACTACGCGGCCGTCCACTTCCCCGCCACCGCCGCCTTCCTGATCTGGCTCTACCTGCGCCGACCGGTCCACTACGTCTGGGCCCGCCGGGTCCTGGCCGCGGTCACGGCCGCCGCGCTGGCGCTGCACCTGCTGTTCCCGCTCGCCCCGCCGCGCATGCCGGCGGCGACCGGTCTGGTCGACACGGCACGGGTGTACGGGCCGTCGGTGTACGGCGATCCCGCGACCGACTCCCTGTCGAACCAGTTCGCGGCGATGCCGTCGCTGCACTTCGGCTGGGCGCTGATGGTGGCGATCGGCCTGATCGCCGCGACCCGCTCCCGGTGGCGGTGGCTCTGGCCGGCGCATCCGCTGCTGACGCTGCTGGTGATCGTCGGTACGGCGAACCACTACTGGCTCGACGCGATCGTCGCGGCGGCTTTGCTCGGTCTCGCCCTGGCGGCGATCCCCGTGCCCCACCGCACGGCGACGACGGCCGGCCGGGTGCGGGGCAGCCTCGTACCGGCTCAGCAGGACGAGCGGACACTCGTGGGAGCGGGCCGATGA
- a CDS encoding phosphocholine-specific phospholipase C, giving the protein MSEVNRRRFLQLAGATTAFSALSASIQRAAALPANHRTGSIEDVEHIVVLMQENRSFDHYFGTLRGVRGFGDPRPVTLDNGKPVWHQEKDGKEILPFHPDADDLGMQFLEGLPHSWPDGHQAYDGGKYDRWVPAKGTTTMAYLTREDIPFHYALADSFTVCDAYHCSFIGSTDPNRYYMWSGYTGNDGTGGGPVLGNDELGYGWTTYPERLEQAGISWKIYQDIGDGLDAQGSWGWIQDAYRGNYGDNSLLYFDKYRDAKPGDPWYDKARTGTNAKAGEGYFDRLKADVKAGKLPQISWIAAPEAFSEHSNWPSNYGAWYIAQVLDALTSNPEVWSKTALFITYDENDGFFDHVVPPLPPKDASRGLSTVDVSLDLFPGDGKNTAGPYGLGPRVPMLVVSPWSKGGYVCSETLDHTSILRFMERRFGVRETNISPWRRAICGDLTAAFDFSRKDARPAPLPGTDGYEPQDRERHPDYKPVPPADPRMPRQERGLRRSRPLKYAPRVDASVDAAAGKLTLTFASGAKAGAAFHITSGNRADGPWMYTTEAGKTLSDTWNSAYSGGSYDLTVHGPNGFVRVFKGANKTAGCEVTARHTGDDLELTFTNKGSGTARLKLTDGYGGRPATVTVRPGATVCRTVDLTAGRRWYDLTVTAEGDKAFLRRFAGHVENGRPGVSDPAIITA; this is encoded by the coding sequence ATGTCCGAAGTCAACCGGCGCCGCTTCCTCCAACTCGCGGGTGCCACCACGGCCTTCAGTGCGCTGTCGGCCAGCATCCAGCGCGCCGCCGCCCTTCCGGCGAACCACCGCACCGGGTCGATCGAGGACGTCGAGCACATCGTCGTCCTCATGCAGGAGAACCGTTCCTTCGACCACTACTTCGGCACCCTGAGAGGCGTCCGCGGCTTCGGCGACCCCCGCCCGGTCACCCTCGACAACGGCAAACCGGTCTGGCACCAGGAGAAGGACGGCAAGGAGATCCTGCCGTTCCACCCGGACGCCGACGACCTCGGCATGCAGTTCCTGGAGGGCCTGCCGCACTCCTGGCCGGACGGCCATCAGGCCTACGACGGCGGCAAGTACGACCGGTGGGTGCCCGCGAAGGGCACCACGACCATGGCGTACCTGACCCGCGAGGACATCCCGTTCCACTACGCCCTCGCCGACTCCTTCACCGTCTGCGACGCCTACCACTGCTCGTTCATCGGCTCGACCGACCCGAACCGCTACTACATGTGGTCCGGGTACACCGGCAACGACGGCACCGGCGGCGGTCCGGTCCTCGGCAACGACGAACTCGGCTACGGCTGGACGACCTACCCCGAGCGCCTGGAGCAGGCCGGCATCTCCTGGAAGATCTACCAGGACATCGGCGACGGCCTCGACGCCCAGGGCTCCTGGGGCTGGATCCAGGACGCCTACCGCGGCAACTACGGTGACAACTCGCTGCTCTACTTCGACAAGTACCGCGACGCCAAGCCCGGCGACCCCTGGTACGACAAGGCCCGCACCGGCACGAACGCCAAGGCGGGCGAGGGCTACTTCGACCGGCTGAAGGCGGACGTCAAGGCCGGCAAGCTGCCGCAGATCTCCTGGATCGCCGCCCCCGAGGCCTTCTCTGAGCACTCCAACTGGCCGTCGAACTACGGCGCCTGGTACATCGCCCAGGTCCTGGACGCCCTCACCTCCAACCCGGAGGTCTGGTCCAAGACGGCCCTGTTCATCACCTACGACGAGAACGACGGCTTCTTCGACCACGTGGTCCCGCCGCTGCCGCCGAAGGACGCCTCCCGCGGCCTGTCCACCGTCGACGTCTCCCTCGACCTCTTCCCGGGGGACGGCAAGAACACGGCCGGCCCCTACGGACTCGGCCCCCGGGTCCCGATGCTGGTCGTCTCCCCGTGGAGCAAGGGCGGCTACGTCTGCTCCGAGACCCTCGACCACACCTCGATCCTGCGGTTCATGGAGCGCCGCTTCGGTGTGCGCGAGACCAACATCTCGCCGTGGCGCCGGGCCATCTGCGGTGACCTGACCGCCGCGTTCGACTTCTCCCGCAAGGACGCCCGCCCGGCCCCGCTGCCCGGCACCGACGGGTACGAGCCCCAGGACCGCGAGCGTCACCCGGACTACAAGCCGGTCCCGCCCGCCGACCCGCGTATGCCCCGGCAGGAACGCGGCCTGCGCCGCTCCCGGCCGCTGAAGTACGCCCCGCGCGTGGACGCCTCGGTCGACGCGGCGGCCGGGAAGCTCACTCTCACCTTCGCCTCGGGCGCGAAGGCCGGCGCCGCCTTCCACATCACCTCCGGCAACCGCGCCGACGGCCCCTGGATGTACACCACCGAGGCCGGCAAGACGCTCTCCGACACCTGGAACTCGGCGTACTCCGGGGGCTCCTACGACCTGACCGTGCACGGCCCCAACGGCTTCGTGCGTGTCTTCAAGGGCGCGAACAAGACGGCCGGCTGCGAGGTCACCGCCCGCCACACCGGTGACGACCTCGAGCTGACCTTCACCAACAAGGGCTCCGGCACGGCCCGCCTCAAGCTCACCGACGGCTACGGCGGACGGCCCGCCACCGTCACGGTCCGTCCGGGCGCCACGGTGTGCCGGACCGTGGATCTCACCGCCGGCCGCCGCTGGTACGACCTGACCGTCACCGCCGAGGGCGACAAGGCGTTCCTGCGGCGGTTCGCGGGGCACGTGGAGAACGGCAGGCCGGGGGTCAGCGACCCGGCGATCATCACCGCGTAG
- a CDS encoding MFS transporter, whose translation MTATKTVSPPTKRPVRQLLAASVGNAVEWYDWYAYTFLATYIAAQVFPKSADNSLVPLLSTFAVFAVGFFMRPVGGLLMGAVADRHGRRAALTVTILLMGGSSLLVGLTPTYAAVGVLAPVILVLARLLQGLSVGGEFAASTTFLVESAGPGRRGLFSSFQYVSTTVGQLVASGIATLLVDTLNDGQMNGWGWRVPFVLGAVLSLVGFWIRQGAQETRSAEQQEGPRPGLFEALRRHPRESLLIGGITAGGTIAYYTWTSYLPTYAELNAGIEKSDALLAGTISLAFFALLQPLGGLLSDRFGRRPLLLFFGLGFALLAVPLLHTLSDSFAVLLLVQCAGMVLLTGFTSISAAVNAEIFPPRVRAAGIGFPYSLTVALFGGTAPYVGTLFKELGHAGLFPWYVAVLCLVSSVVYLRLPETAHAPLRR comes from the coding sequence GTGACAGCGACGAAGACGGTTTCCCCGCCGACGAAACGGCCCGTTCGCCAGCTCCTCGCCGCCTCCGTGGGCAACGCGGTGGAGTGGTACGACTGGTACGCCTACACGTTTCTGGCCACCTACATAGCCGCCCAGGTCTTCCCGAAGAGCGCGGACAACTCGCTGGTGCCGCTGCTGTCCACGTTCGCGGTGTTCGCGGTCGGCTTCTTCATGCGGCCGGTGGGCGGGCTGCTGATGGGCGCCGTCGCGGACCGGCACGGGCGGCGGGCCGCCCTCACGGTCACGATCCTGCTCATGGGCGGCAGCAGTCTGCTGGTCGGACTGACCCCGACGTACGCAGCGGTGGGCGTGCTCGCGCCGGTGATCCTGGTGCTCGCACGGCTGCTCCAGGGCCTGTCCGTGGGCGGCGAGTTCGCGGCCTCGACGACGTTCCTGGTGGAGTCGGCGGGCCCGGGCCGGCGCGGGCTGTTCTCCAGCTTCCAGTACGTGTCCACGACCGTGGGACAGCTGGTCGCCTCCGGCATCGCGACGCTGCTGGTGGACACGCTGAACGACGGGCAGATGAACGGCTGGGGCTGGCGGGTGCCGTTCGTGCTCGGGGCCGTACTGAGCCTGGTCGGCTTCTGGATCCGGCAGGGCGCGCAGGAGACCCGCAGCGCCGAGCAGCAGGAGGGACCGCGGCCGGGCCTGTTCGAGGCGCTGCGCCGGCACCCGCGCGAGTCGCTCCTCATCGGCGGCATCACGGCGGGCGGCACCATCGCCTACTACACGTGGACGTCGTACCTGCCGACGTACGCCGAACTCAACGCGGGCATCGAGAAGTCGGACGCGCTGCTCGCGGGCACGATCTCACTGGCCTTCTTCGCGCTGCTGCAACCGCTCGGCGGCCTGCTCTCGGACCGCTTCGGGCGCCGCCCCCTGCTGCTCTTCTTCGGTCTGGGCTTCGCGCTGCTCGCGGTGCCCCTGCTGCACACCCTGAGCGACTCGTTCGCCGTGCTGCTGCTCGTGCAGTGCGCGGGCATGGTGCTGCTGACCGGGTTCACCTCGATCAGCGCGGCCGTGAACGCGGAGATCTTCCCGCCCCGGGTCCGCGCGGCGGGCATCGGCTTCCCCTACTCCCTGACGGTGGCGCTCTTCGGCGGCACGGCCCCCTACGTCGGCACCCTGTTCAAGGAGTTGGGGCACGCGGGGCTGTTCCCCTGGTACGTGGCGGTGCTCTGCCTGGTGTCGTCGGTGGTGTACCTGCGGCTTCCGGAGACGGCTCACGCACCGCTGCGGCGGTGA
- a CDS encoding peptidoglycan-binding protein, with amino-acid sequence MENAQFYVVKHGDTLNKIASMHHVTLHQILEWNPEIENPDIIHPGQRIRVAAPATHGEFEPFPGSDFFQSSVTSPVIEAMGFRLIEEECSAYAAGPDSQWSEADRKSYAMWQRKLGFTGHDADGTPGRKSWERLHVPAVFE; translated from the coding sequence ATGGAAAACGCACAGTTCTATGTGGTCAAGCACGGTGACACCCTCAACAAGATCGCGTCCATGCATCATGTGACGCTCCACCAGATTCTCGAGTGGAATCCCGAGATCGAGAATCCGGACATCATCCATCCCGGTCAGCGGATCCGTGTGGCCGCACCCGCGACGCACGGGGAGTTCGAACCGTTCCCGGGCTCCGATTTCTTCCAGTCCTCCGTGACGAGCCCGGTCATCGAGGCCATGGGATTCCGCCTCATCGAGGAGGAGTGCTCGGCGTACGCCGCCGGACCCGACTCCCAGTGGAGCGAGGCGGACCGGAAGTCGTACGCCATGTGGCAGCGCAAGCTCGGATTCACAGGCCACGACGCCGACGGCACGCCGGGCCGGAAGTCCTGGGAGAGGCTTCACGTACCCGCCGTCTTCGAGTGA
- a CDS encoding aromatic ring-hydroxylating dioxygenase subunit alpha, whose product MPHMTAFARNQWYVAAYSHEVGRELLGRTILGETLVLYRTEEDGTPVVLHDRCVHRRYPLSEAPTRLDGDRIVCGYHGFTYDTSGTCVYVPGQKRVPRTARVASYPVVEQDSLIWVWIGDPALADPQVIPRARHLDSPGWVTVRGMEPIACDYGLLVDNLLDLSHETYLHGGYIGTPEVAETPITTEVDEGAGIVRVSRHMDDAECPPFYARSTGIEGRITRWQDIEYHAPCLYLLHSRIAPAGVLPEADGSDPNGFHTEITYAITPSGDGTVYDFWAVSRDWATDDAEVTEFLRGNNHTVVMQDVTALNLLQKTLGTERTGYQELSINIDTGGLAARRILARLVEQGEKPVEKVR is encoded by the coding sequence ATGCCTCACATGACCGCCTTCGCCAGGAACCAGTGGTACGTCGCCGCCTACAGTCACGAGGTCGGTCGGGAACTGCTCGGCCGGACGATCCTCGGTGAGACGCTCGTGCTGTACCGGACCGAGGAGGACGGGACGCCGGTCGTCCTGCACGACCGGTGCGTGCACCGCCGTTACCCGCTGTCGGAGGCGCCGACGCGGCTGGACGGGGACCGGATCGTGTGCGGGTACCACGGGTTCACGTACGACACGTCCGGTACGTGCGTGTATGTGCCCGGGCAGAAGCGCGTGCCGCGCACGGCCCGGGTCGCCTCCTACCCGGTCGTCGAGCAGGACTCGCTGATCTGGGTGTGGATCGGCGATCCGGCCCTCGCCGACCCGCAGGTCATTCCCCGGGCGCGGCACCTCGACTCCCCCGGCTGGGTCACCGTGCGCGGTATGGAACCCATCGCCTGCGACTACGGGTTGCTCGTCGACAACCTCCTGGACCTGTCCCACGAGACGTATCTGCACGGCGGTTACATCGGCACCCCCGAGGTCGCCGAGACGCCGATCACCACCGAGGTCGACGAGGGCGCCGGGATCGTCCGGGTGAGCCGGCACATGGACGACGCCGAGTGCCCGCCGTTCTACGCCAGGTCGACCGGCATCGAGGGCCGGATCACCCGCTGGCAGGACATCGAGTACCACGCCCCCTGTCTGTATCTGCTGCACAGCCGCATCGCCCCGGCCGGGGTGCTGCCCGAGGCGGACGGCAGCGACCCGAACGGCTTCCACACCGAGATCACGTACGCGATCACGCCGTCCGGCGACGGCACGGTGTACGACTTCTGGGCCGTGTCCCGGGACTGGGCGACGGACGACGCCGAGGTCACCGAGTTCCTGCGGGGCAACAACCACACGGTCGTGATGCAGGACGTCACCGCGCTCAACCTGCTGCAGAAGACGCTCGGCACGGAACGCACCGGCTACCAGGAGCTGAGCATCAACATCGACACCGGTGGTCTGGCCGCCCGCCGTATCCTCGCCCGGCTGGTGGAGCAGGGCGAGAAGCCCGTGGAGAAGGTCCGGTGA
- a CDS encoding PDR/VanB family oxidoreductase yields MSAYETELVVGRKELVAEGVLALTLRHPLGEPLPAWEPGAHVDVLLEPGLERQYSLCGDPADRSAWRIAVLRESAGRGGSAHVHERLGEGATVRVRGPRNNFGLEPAPRYRFVAGGIGITPILPMLAAAEAAGAEWTLLYGGRTRDSMAFGEELGRYGDRVTVAPEDETGLLDLPSVLDDVPEGTLVYCCGPGPLLDAVEARCPSGILRVERFRPKEQETGGDTEFEVELARSGRTLTVAPDVSVLDAVREAGIEVLYSCTEGTCGTCETDVLDGEPDHRDSVLTEDERAAGETMLICVSRCRGKRLVLDL; encoded by the coding sequence ATGAGTGCGTACGAGACCGAACTCGTCGTCGGGCGGAAGGAGTTGGTGGCCGAGGGCGTGCTCGCCCTGACCCTGCGCCATCCGCTGGGCGAGCCGCTTCCGGCCTGGGAGCCGGGCGCCCACGTGGACGTCCTGCTGGAGCCCGGTCTGGAGCGGCAGTACTCGCTGTGCGGCGATCCGGCGGACCGGTCGGCCTGGCGGATCGCGGTGCTGCGTGAGAGCGCCGGGCGGGGCGGTTCGGCCCATGTGCACGAGCGATTGGGCGAGGGGGCCACGGTGCGGGTGCGCGGTCCCCGGAACAACTTCGGCCTGGAGCCCGCTCCCCGGTACCGCTTCGTCGCGGGCGGCATCGGCATCACGCCGATCCTGCCGATGCTGGCGGCGGCCGAGGCGGCGGGCGCCGAGTGGACGCTGCTGTACGGCGGGCGCACCCGCGACTCCATGGCGTTCGGTGAGGAACTGGGCCGCTACGGGGACCGTGTGACCGTCGCGCCCGAGGACGAGACGGGCCTGCTGGACCTGCCCTCGGTGCTGGACGACGTTCCCGAGGGCACGCTCGTCTACTGCTGTGGCCCGGGGCCGCTGCTGGACGCGGTCGAGGCCCGGTGCCCGTCCGGGATCCTGCGCGTCGAACGGTTCCGGCCGAAGGAGCAGGAGACCGGCGGCGACACCGAGTTCGAGGTGGAGCTGGCGCGCAGCGGCAGGACGCTCACCGTCGCGCCGGACGTGTCCGTGCTCGACGCCGTGCGCGAGGCCGGGATCGAGGTGCTGTACTCCTGCACCGAGGGCACCTGCGGCACGTGTGAGACCGACGTCCTCGACGGTGAGCCCGACCACCGTGACTCGGTGCTGACGGAGGACGAGCGCGCGGCCGGCGAGACCATGCTGATCTGCGTGTCCCGCTGCCGCGGGAAGCGGCTCGTGCTGGATCTGTGA
- a CDS encoding GntR family transcriptional regulator: protein MAPQHTPALPVLGSRKPSHRERVADALRAALIAGELRPGEVYSAPGLAARFGVSATPVREAMLDLAKEGLVDTVPNKGFRVTAVSERQLDEYTHIRALIEIPTTAELARTADPVALEALRPVAREIVSSAAAGDLIAYVEADLRFHLGLLALAGNGHLVDVVRDLRRRSRLYGLTALVEQGRLEASAEEHLEILDALLTRDEEAVRAVMARHLGHVRGMWAAP from the coding sequence ATGGCCCCGCAGCACACCCCCGCCCTGCCCGTGCTGGGCAGCAGGAAGCCCAGCCACCGGGAGCGGGTCGCGGACGCGCTGCGGGCCGCCCTGATCGCCGGCGAACTGCGGCCCGGCGAGGTCTACTCGGCCCCGGGCCTGGCCGCCCGCTTCGGCGTCTCCGCCACGCCCGTGCGCGAGGCCATGCTCGACCTCGCCAAGGAAGGCCTGGTCGACACCGTGCCCAACAAGGGCTTCCGGGTCACCGCCGTCTCCGAGCGACAGCTCGACGAGTACACGCACATCCGGGCGCTGATCGAGATCCCCACCACGGCGGAGCTGGCCCGCACCGCCGACCCGGTCGCCCTGGAGGCGCTCCGCCCGGTCGCCCGGGAGATCGTCAGCTCCGCCGCGGCCGGCGACCTCATCGCCTACGTCGAGGCCGATCTGCGCTTCCACCTCGGCCTGCTGGCCCTCGCGGGCAACGGCCATCTCGTCGACGTCGTACGCGACCTCAGACGCCGCTCCCGGCTCTACGGCCTGACGGCGCTGGTGGAACAGGGACGGCTGGAGGCGTCGGCCGAGGAGCACCTGGAGATCCTGGACGCACTGCTCACCCGGGACGAGGAGGCCGTACGGGCCGTGATGGCCCGGCACCTCGGGCATGTCCGGGGCATGTGGGCCGCGCCCTGA
- a CDS encoding proline racemase family protein, translated as MRSKLVLHAVDSHTEGMPTRVITGGIGTIPGATMNERRLWFREHRDDVKQLLMNEPRGHSAMSGAILQPPTRPDCDWGVVYIEVSGYLPMCGHGTIGVATVLVETGMVEVVEPVTTIRLDTPAGPVVAEVAVEGGAAKAVTLRNVPSFAVGLDRKATLADGRTVTYDLAFGGNFYAILPLEQFGLPFDRERKDEILAAGLSLMAAVNAEDPPVHPEDPSIHGLHHVYLAAPGSTAHRSRHAMAIHPGWFDRSPCGTGTSARMAQLHARGELPLHTEFVNESFIGTRFTGRLLGTTEVAGRPAVLPSFTGRAWITGTAQYLLDPEDPFPAGFVL; from the coding sequence ATGCGCAGCAAACTCGTCCTGCACGCCGTCGACTCGCACACCGAGGGCATGCCGACCCGCGTGATCACCGGCGGCATCGGCACCATCCCCGGCGCCACCATGAACGAACGGCGGCTGTGGTTCCGTGAACACCGCGACGACGTCAAGCAGTTGCTCATGAACGAGCCGCGTGGCCACTCCGCCATGAGCGGCGCGATCCTCCAGCCGCCGACCCGCCCCGACTGCGACTGGGGTGTCGTCTACATCGAGGTCTCCGGCTACCTGCCGATGTGCGGGCACGGCACCATCGGCGTGGCGACCGTGCTCGTCGAGACCGGCATGGTCGAGGTCGTCGAGCCGGTCACCACCATCCGGCTCGACACCCCGGCCGGACCGGTCGTCGCCGAGGTGGCCGTCGAGGGCGGGGCGGCCAAGGCGGTCACGTTGCGGAACGTGCCCTCCTTCGCCGTCGGCCTCGACCGCAAGGCCACTCTGGCCGACGGCCGGACGGTGACGTACGACCTCGCCTTCGGCGGCAACTTCTACGCGATCCTGCCGCTGGAGCAGTTCGGCCTGCCCTTCGACCGGGAACGCAAGGACGAGATCCTCGCGGCCGGCCTGTCCCTGATGGCGGCCGTCAACGCCGAGGACCCGCCCGTCCACCCGGAGGACCCGTCCATCCACGGTCTCCACCACGTCTACCTGGCCGCCCCCGGTTCGACCGCCCACCGCTCCCGGCATGCGATGGCCATCCACCCCGGCTGGTTCGACCGCTCGCCCTGCGGCACCGGCACCAGCGCCCGCATGGCGCAGCTGCACGCACGCGGCGAACTCCCGCTGCACACCGAGTTCGTGAACGAGTCCTTCATCGGCACCCGCTTCACCGGCAGACTGCTCGGCACGACCGAGGTCGCCGGACGCCCCGCCGTGCTGCCCAGCTTCACCGGACGAGCCTGGATCACCGGCACCGCCCAGTACCTGCTGGACCCCGAGGACCCGTTCCCGGCCGGGTTCGTCCTGTAA
- a CDS encoding dihydrodipicolinate synthase family protein: protein MTEHRPWRGVLVATALPLNDDLSVNYDRYAEHCAWLVENGCDGVVPNGSLGEYQVLTPEERARVVETAVTAIGGERVMPGVAAYGSAESRRWAEQAGEAGCGAVMLLPPNAYRADERAVLAHYAEVARSGLPVVAYNNPIDTKVDLVPELLARLHGEGHIQAVKEFSGDVRRAYRIAELAPELDLLIGADDVLLELGVAGAKGWVAGYPNALPRASVELYRAAADGDLDTALPLYRQLHPLLRWDSQVEFVQAIKLSMDIVGRHGGPCRPPRATLLPGQEAAVRAATEKAVAAGLV, encoded by the coding sequence ATGACCGAACACCGCCCCTGGCGCGGCGTCCTCGTCGCCACCGCGCTCCCGCTGAACGACGACCTCTCGGTGAACTACGACCGCTACGCCGAGCACTGCGCCTGGCTGGTCGAGAACGGCTGCGACGGTGTCGTGCCCAACGGATCCCTCGGCGAGTACCAGGTGCTCACGCCCGAGGAGCGGGCCCGGGTCGTCGAGACGGCCGTCACCGCGATCGGCGGCGAGCGTGTGATGCCCGGCGTCGCCGCGTACGGATCCGCCGAGTCCCGTCGCTGGGCGGAACAGGCCGGCGAGGCCGGGTGCGGGGCGGTGATGCTGCTGCCGCCCAACGCCTACCGCGCCGACGAGCGTGCCGTCCTCGCCCACTACGCCGAGGTCGCCCGGTCGGGCCTGCCGGTCGTCGCGTACAACAACCCGATCGACACCAAGGTCGACCTCGTGCCCGAGCTGCTCGCCCGGCTGCACGGCGAAGGGCACATCCAGGCGGTGAAGGAGTTCTCGGGCGATGTCCGCCGGGCCTACCGGATCGCCGAACTCGCCCCGGAACTGGACCTGCTGATCGGCGCGGACGACGTCCTGCTGGAGCTGGGCGTCGCGGGCGCCAAGGGCTGGGTCGCGGGATACCCGAACGCGCTGCCCCGGGCGTCGGTGGAGCTGTACCGCGCGGCGGCCGACGGCGACCTCGACACCGCGCTGCCCCTGTACCGGCAGCTGCATCCGTTGCTGCGCTGGGACTCCCAGGTGGAGTTCGTCCAGGCCATCAAGCTGTCCATGGACATCGTCGGCCGTCACGGCGGGCCCTGCCGTCCGCCCCGCGCGACGCTGCTGCCCGGGCAGGAGGCGGCGGTCCGCGCCGCCACGGAGAAGGCCGTCGCGGCCGGACTCGTCTAG
- a CDS encoding FAD/NAD(P)-dependent oxidoreductase, with protein sequence MRTDLAVIGAGPAGLAAALAASARGVRVTLVDAAAQPGGQFYRQPAAGLGAGRPEALHHRWRTWERLRDGLAASAVGVLTEHHVWCVERAPDGFTVHALLGPEQEEPVEVHARAVLLATGGYEHVLPFPGWTLPGVVTAGGAQAMLKGGLVVPGHRAVVAGTGPLLLPVATGLAAAGVEVAALVESTDPGRLARHTPALADKLPEGAGYAAGLLRHRVPVLARHTVVRAHGDDRLTGVTVAALDADGRVRPGTARHLLCDTLAVGHGMLPHTDLAESLGCRLDGVTVAVDTEQRTDVPGVWAAGEATGIGGAALALAEGHIAGRSAAARLLGTAPAPAPAALKARARLRRSAAALDSACAPPAHWPEHLTDDTVVCRCEEVTAGAVREALDLGAGDERTVKLLTRAGMGWCQGRMCGTAIAGLAGRAPTPAKRPFARPVPLGVLARQHPQEGLS encoded by the coding sequence GTGCGGACTGACCTCGCCGTGATCGGCGCCGGACCGGCCGGGCTCGCTGCCGCCCTGGCGGCCTCCGCACGCGGCGTCCGGGTCACGCTCGTCGATGCCGCCGCGCAGCCCGGCGGGCAGTTCTACCGGCAGCCCGCCGCCGGGCTCGGCGCCGGGCGGCCCGAGGCGCTGCACCACCGGTGGCGGACCTGGGAACGGCTGCGGGACGGGCTCGCCGCCAGTGCCGTAGGCGTCCTGACGGAACATCACGTGTGGTGCGTGGAGCGCGCACCGGACGGCTTCACCGTGCACGCCCTGCTCGGCCCGGAGCAGGAGGAGCCCGTCGAGGTGCACGCGCGCGCCGTGCTCCTGGCGACCGGCGGCTACGAGCACGTGCTGCCCTTCCCCGGATGGACCCTCCCGGGTGTGGTGACGGCCGGGGGAGCCCAGGCCATGCTCAAGGGCGGGCTCGTGGTGCCGGGGCACCGAGCCGTGGTGGCCGGGACCGGGCCGCTGCTGCTGCCCGTGGCGACCGGGCTCGCGGCGGCCGGCGTCGAGGTCGCCGCACTCGTCGAGTCCACCGACCCCGGGCGCCTCGCCCGGCACACCCCCGCCCTGGCGGACAAGCTCCCGGAGGGCGCCGGATACGCCGCCGGGTTGTTGCGCCACCGCGTCCCGGTCCTCGCCCGGCACACCGTCGTCCGCGCCCACGGCGACGACCGGCTGACCGGCGTCACCGTCGCCGCGCTCGACGCAGACGGGCGCGTGCGGCCCGGCACCGCACGGCACCTGCTCTGTGACACCCTCGCCGTCGGCCACGGCATGCTCCCGCACACCGACCTCGCCGAGAGCCTCGGCTGCCGGCTCGACGGCGTCACCGTGGCCGTCGACACCGAGCAGCGCACCGACGTGCCCGGCGTGTGGGCGGCCGGCGAGGCCACCGGCATCGGCGGCGCCGCCCTCGCCCTCGCCGAGGGGCACATCGCCGGCCGCTCCGCCGCCGCCCGTCTGCTCGGCACCGCCCCAGCGCCGGCCCCCGCCGCCCTCAAGGCCCGTGCGAGGCTCAGGCGATCCGCCGCCGCCCTCGACTCCGCCTGCGCGCCGCCCGCCCACTGGCCCGAGCACCTCACCGACGACACCGTGGTCTGCCGCTGCGAAGAAGTCACCGCAGGGGCCGTGCGTGAGGCCCTGGACCTCGGAGCGGGCGACGAACGCACCGTGAAGCTGCTCACCCGGGCCGGGATGGGCTGGTGCCAGGGCCGGATGTGCGGCACCGCGATCGCCGGTCTCGCCGGCCGCGCCCCCACCCCGGCCAAGCGCCCCTTCGCCCGGCCCGTACCGCTCGGCGTCCTCGCCCGGCAACACCCCCAGGAGGGACTGTCATGA